The following DNA comes from Mesorhizobium sp. B2-1-8.
CGGATGTTGGGTCGCCACTGGCGGCCCTGCGGAGGCCTTCGGCGCGGGTAGGCCGGCGATCTGCGATCAGCAATCAGCCCCAGAACAATGAAGCAAGGTGACTGACGTAACTCGGCCAGCCGGCGAGCTATCCCGTCCACCCCAGTCCAGACGAGATGCAATTGATCGATACGAGCAGGGCGTCGGTTGCCCGCTTTTGATCCGTCGTCCTTGCCCTGACATCACGCAGCAGATCGACCTGCAGCCGGTGGATGTCGTCCATCTGCCGCCGCAGACTGTCGAAACGCCGCTTGAACATCGGAAAGCGCTCGGAAAGATCGCCTCCCGTGAGGTCGCCGATCAGGCGTCGCGTCAACTCGTGTTCAGCGGCGATGCGGGCATGGATTCGGTGGGCCGCGTCGCTGTCGGACACCAGGCCGGCGTAGAGCCGCGCGATCTCCATGTCCGATTGGTAAAGCGTCTTCTCGGCCTCGTCGACGATCAGGCGAAAGAAGCGCGAGTGCTCGAACATGCGGCCCAGAAGTTCGCGCCCAGCCTCGCCACGCACCGTGACGAAAGCGCTGAGCGCGCTGCCAATGCCATACCAGCCGGTCAGCAGATGACGGTTCTGGCTCCAGGCGAACACCCATGGAATGGCGCGCAGGTCGGCAATGCCGCTGGCACCGAAACGGCGATCCGGCCGTGATCCCATTTTCAGGAGCGCCAGTTCCGCGACCGGGCTCGCCTCGTTGAAATACTGGAGGAAGCCGGGCTCGGCCATCAACCGGGCATAGGATGCCTGTGACATGCCCGCCAGCGCTTCCAGCGCCTCATAGAACTCCGGCGTTTCCTTCGGTTCGACATCTCCGGGCGATACGACGCTGTGGGCCAGAACGGCGGCGGCGAGAATTTCGAGCTGGTTAAGGCCGGTGCCGCGATTGGCGAATTTCGACGATACGACCTCGCCCTGCTCGGTCACCCGCATGGTGCCAGTGACGGTGCCTTGCGGCTGCGCCGCGATTGCTCGGCCGGTCGGCGCGCCGCCACGGCTGACAGAGCCGCCGCGACCGTGAAAGAAACTGATCCTGACCTTGTGCTTGCGCCCGACGGCAGCGAGGCGCTTTTGCGCTTTTGCCAGTTCCCAATTGGAAGCGAGAAAGCCGCCGTCCTTGTTGGAATCCGAATAGCCAAGCATGATTTCCTGGCGCGCGCCGAAATCGCGCACCGTGCGCCTCACCAAAGAGACGTCGAGCAATCCGTTCAATATGCCCGGCGCGGCCTGCAGATCGGCGATGGTCTCGAACAATGGCACGATCCGCAGCCTGATTGTGCCGCCGGCGGGCGCGGTTGAGAGTCCGCAATATTGTGCCAGCAGATAGACCGCGAGCAGATCGTCGACCGAGCGGGTCATCGAGAGAACGAAAGAGCCGACAGCGTCGGGATCCGAGCTGGAGATGTGCTTGGCGATGACGGAGAATGTCGAAAGCAGTTCACCTGCTTCAGGCGAGAGGTGCCTGGCGTCGATCTCCAGCCGCTCACCCTCGGCGATAGCTTTGCGAATGCGCGCCGACCATTGCGGCGTGCCGGCTTCGGCCGGATCGGCGGGATTTGTCAGTGCAAACAGCTCGGCCAGCACGCGGTTGACGACCGTGGAGTTCTGCCGGATGTCGAGCGAGACGGTGCGGAAGCCGAAGCTTCCGACTTGCCAAAGCAGGGGCTGGACGAAACGCCTGGCTACCGCGCGCCCTCCGATTGCTTCGAGAACGCGAGACAGCGCGTTCAAATCGGAACGAAACCCCCTGCCGACGGGTACGCTGCCGCGCTGCCGTCCCGCGTGGCTATTAGGCGGGCAAACAAGGCCGAAGCAAACTGGCGAAGCGGTTCGTCAGGGTTGCGGGCGCTGATCACGTCAGCCTGTCCGCTTTTATCAAGCGCAGTATGCAACACCGGCTTGAAGCTCGCCGGCAGGTCGATGACGTTCGAACTGGCGCTGAGCACCGTCACCAGCCGCTGCATCTGCGTCAGATACCAGCCCATGGCGGTATCGCGGTATTCGGCCAGGGCATGGGCGGTGACGGCGGCCGTCACATTCGGGTTGCCGTCGCGGTCGCCGCCGATCCACGAGGCATAGCGCATGAAGGAGGGGATTCTGATCGGCGCCGCCGGATAGTGGCGCTCGATGGCGCCTTCAAGCTTGCCATAGAGCTGCGGCGTTGCCTCAAAGATGACTTCGCGAAAGAAATGCAGCCCCCAGGCGATTTCGCGTTCGACCGTTGGGCGCTCCAGCCGCAGCTCGCCTGTCATCCACAGAAGCTCGATCTCGCTTTCCAGATCGGCGACCAGCAGGTCGCGTTCGCGTGGCGCCCAGCGCGGCTGGTCGAGCTCGGTCAGCTTGCGATAGATACGTCGGTGGATCTCCAGCACCGTGACGCGTTTGGCCTCGGTCGGGTGCGCGGTCATGGTCGGGCCGACGCAGAGTTCGTCGAGCCTCGCCTGGACCTCCGCCGCCGAATGGCCGTTCGCCGCCATCCGCGCGATCACACTGCCGAAGGAGCCGGGCATTTCGTCGACACCGGCGCCTTGTTCGAGTTCGCGACGCGCCCGCATGGCAAGCAACTCGTCGGCAATCGCCAGCAACTGGAACCAAACGCCGCTCGCCTGAAGCGCCGGGATGCGCTGCTCCGCCGCAAGCGAGACAAGTGACCTGCGTCCGGCCAGAACGGCGGCGATCTCGGGCTCGCGCGCGCTTGCGACCTGAAGCAGCAGGCGCAACAAGAGGCTGCGCTCGTCCTCCCGAAATTTGATGCGTCTGCTCTGTTCCAAACCGCTTCAAGCCGCCTTCTTCGTTCGCTCCAGCGTCTCCGCCACCACATCGCCGAAGGACGACGGCGTCGGCACGATGATGACGCCGGCCTCTTTCAGGATCTCGACCTTTTCCTGCGCGGACTCGCCGAAGGCCGAGATTATGGCGCCGGCATGGCCCATGCGGCGGCCTTTCGGGGCGGAGAGCCCGGCAATGTAGGCGATCAGCGGCTTCCTCATATTGTCGCGCGCCCAGATCGCGGCTTCGGCTTCCTGCGGTCCGCCGATCTCGCCTATCATCACCACGGCGTCGGTTTCGTCGTCCTGCTCGAACAGCTTCAGAACGTCCTTGAAGGAGGAGCCGTTGATCGGATCGCCGCCGATGCCGACGCTGGTCGAGACGCCGATGCCGAGCGCCTTCATCTGCGAGGCGGCCTCGTAGCCCAGCGTGCCCGAGCGGCCGACGATGCCGACGCGGCCGGGAAGGTAGATCGAGCCGGGCATGATGCCCATCAGCGCCTGCCCCGGCGTGATGATGCCGGCGCAGTTCGGCCCGACCAGCCGCATGCGGTCCTCGAAGCGGTAGCGGCGCATGTAGCGCTTGACCTGCATCATGTCCTGCGAGGGGATGCCGTCGGTGATGCAGACGCAGAGCTTTATTCCCGCATCCGCGGCCTCCATGATCGAATCGGCGGCGAAGGGCGGCGGCACGAAGACGATGCTGGCCTCGGCCCGGGTTTCGCGCACAGCGCCCTTGACGGTGTTGAAGATCGGCAGGCCGAGATGCGTCTGTCCGCCCTTGCCGGGAGTGACGCCGCCGACGAGCTTGGTGCCGTAGCGCTTCATGTCCTCGGCATGGAAGCTGCCGATCTTGCCGGTGAAACCTTGCACGATGACGCGCGTGCTGCGGTTGAGCAGGATTGCCATTTTTCCGTCCTCCCTCAAGCTGCTTTTTTCTTGGTGGCCGCGCGCCAAGCGGCGACGGCTTTTTCGGCGGCTTCGGCGAGCGTGTCGGCGACGATCACCGCCTCGCCGGAATCGGCCAGGATCTTGCGTCCTTCCTCGGCCCTGGTGCCGGAAAGCCGCACCACCAGCGGCACGTTGACGCCGACCTCGCGGATCGCCTTGATGACGCCCTCGGCAACCCAGTCGCAACGGTTGATGCCGGCAAAGATGTTGACCAGGATGGTCTCGACATTCTTGTCGCCGAGCACGGCGCGGAAGGATTTCGCCACCCGCTCGGGCGAAGCGCCGCCGCCGATGTCGAGGAAATTGGCCGGCTCGCCGCCGGCGATCTTGATCATGTCCATCGTCGCCATGGCGAGCCCGGCGCCATTGATGATGCAGCCGATATTGCCGTCGAGGCCGACATAGGAGAGGCCGCGGTCGCTGGCGAAGGTTTCGCGCGGGTCTTCCTGGCTCTTGTCGCGCAATTCGGAGATTTCGGGCCGCCGGAACAGCGCGTTCTCGTCGAACGACATCTTGGCATCGAGCGCCACTAGGCTGCCGTCGCGGGTCACCACCAGCGGATTGATCTCCAGCATCGAGGCGTCGTAGTCGCGGAACACCTGGTAACAGCTGAAGATGGTCTCGGTCGCCTTGCCGATCAGGCTGTCCTCCAGCCCGAGCCCGAAGGCGATCTCGCGCGCCTGGAAGCGCTGCATGCCGACGCCCGGATCGACGGTGGCGCGGATGATGGAATCCGGCGCTCTTTCGGCGATCTCCTCGATCTCCATGCCGCCGGCGGCCGAGGCCACGATCATGACGCGCTCTTCCTTGCGGTCGAGCACGAAGCCGAGATAGAGTTCCTGCGCGATGTCGACGGCTTCCTCCAGATAGAGCCGCGAGATCAGCTTGCCGCGCGGGCCGGTCTGGTGGGTCACCAGCTTGCGCCCGAGCATGGCTTCGGCGGCGTTGGAAATCTCCTCGTCATTGGCGCACAGCTTGATGCCGCCGGCCTTGCCGCGCGCGCCGGAATGAACCTGCGCCTTCAGCACCCATTTGCCGCCGCCGATCTCGCGCGCCCGGTAGGTCGCCTGTTCGGGGCTGTAGGCCAGGCCGCCGCGCGGCACATGCACCCCATGCCGGGCGAGCAGTTCCTTGGCTTGATATTCGTGGATGTCCATTTTTTCTCCTCCCCAAATCGTCAAGGTGCCGCGAGGCGCGGCTCTCGTTGGCTAGTTAAGCTGGCCGGCGCGTTCGATGGCGTCGTTGACCACCAGCACGTTGCGCGCCATGCGTTCCGATGCGGCGTCGATCATCTTGCCGTCGAGCGCGGCGGCACCCTTGCCCTGCGCCTCGGCTTCCTTCAGCACTTCGAGGATGCGGCGGGCGCGCGTGACTTCCTTCTCCGGCGGTGAGAACACCTCGTTGGCCAAGGCAATCTGCGAGGGATGGATCGCCCATTTGCCCTCGATGCCGAGTGCGGCAGCGCGCCTGGCGGCCGCCTTGTAGCCTTCCGGATCGGAGAAATCGCCGAACGGCCCGTCGATGGCGCGCAACCCATAGGCGCGGCAGGCCACAGTCATCCGCGACAGGGCGAAATGCCACTGGTCGCCGGGATAGTCGGGATTGAGGCCGCCGATGTTGACGGTGCGCGCCTTGTTGCTGGCGGCATAGTCGGCAACGCCGAAATGCATCGCCTCCAGCCGGCCTGGCGTCGCGGCAATGGCCTCGACATTGGCCATGCCGAGCGCGGTCTCGATCAGGGCTTCAAGGCCGACACGTGTCTTGAAACCCTTGGCCATCTCGACCTGGTTGACCATGGCCTCGACCATGTAGAGGTCAGCCGGCACGCCGACCTTCGGCACCAGGATCGTGTCCAGCCGGTCGCCGGCCTGTTCCATCACGTCGACGACGTCGCGATACATGTAGTGCGTGTCGAGGCCGTTGATGCGTACCGAAACGGTCTTGCCCTTGGCGCGCCAGTCGATGTCGTTGAG
Coding sequences within:
- a CDS encoding phosphoenolpyruvate carboxylase, translating into MNALSRVLEAIGGRAVARRFVQPLLWQVGSFGFRTVSLDIRQNSTVVNRVLAELFALTNPADPAEAGTPQWSARIRKAIAEGERLEIDARHLSPEAGELLSTFSVIAKHISSSDPDAVGSFVLSMTRSVDDLLAVYLLAQYCGLSTAPAGGTIRLRIVPLFETIADLQAAPGILNGLLDVSLVRRTVRDFGARQEIMLGYSDSNKDGGFLASNWELAKAQKRLAAVGRKHKVRISFFHGRGGSVSRGGAPTGRAIAAQPQGTVTGTMRVTEQGEVVSSKFANRGTGLNQLEILAAAVLAHSVVSPGDVEPKETPEFYEALEALAGMSQASYARLMAEPGFLQYFNEASPVAELALLKMGSRPDRRFGASGIADLRAIPWVFAWSQNRHLLTGWYGIGSALSAFVTVRGEAGRELLGRMFEHSRFFRLIVDEAEKTLYQSDMEIARLYAGLVSDSDAAHRIHARIAAEHELTRRLIGDLTGGDLSERFPMFKRRFDSLRRQMDDIHRLQVDLLRDVRARTTDQKRATDALLVSINCISSGLGWTG
- a CDS encoding phosphoenolpyruvate carboxylase — encoded protein: MEQSRRIKFREDERSLLLRLLLQVASAREPEIAAVLAGRRSLVSLAAEQRIPALQASGVWFQLLAIADELLAMRARRELEQGAGVDEMPGSFGSVIARMAANGHSAAEVQARLDELCVGPTMTAHPTEAKRVTVLEIHRRIYRKLTELDQPRWAPRERDLLVADLESEIELLWMTGELRLERPTVEREIAWGLHFFREVIFEATPQLYGKLEGAIERHYPAAPIRIPSFMRYASWIGGDRDGNPNVTAAVTAHALAEYRDTAMGWYLTQMQRLVTVLSASSNVIDLPASFKPVLHTALDKSGQADVISARNPDEPLRQFASALFARLIATRDGSAAAYPSAGGFVPI
- the sucD gene encoding succinate--CoA ligase subunit alpha; the protein is MAILLNRSTRVIVQGFTGKIGSFHAEDMKRYGTKLVGGVTPGKGGQTHLGLPIFNTVKGAVRETRAEASIVFVPPPFAADSIMEAADAGIKLCVCITDGIPSQDMMQVKRYMRRYRFEDRMRLVGPNCAGIITPGQALMGIMPGSIYLPGRVGIVGRSGTLGYEAASQMKALGIGVSTSVGIGGDPINGSSFKDVLKLFEQDDETDAVVMIGEIGGPQEAEAAIWARDNMRKPLIAYIAGLSAPKGRRMGHAGAIISAFGESAQEKVEILKEAGVIIVPTPSSFGDVVAETLERTKKAA
- a CDS encoding malate--CoA ligase subunit beta, whose amino-acid sequence is MDIHEYQAKELLARHGVHVPRGGLAYSPEQATYRAREIGGGKWVLKAQVHSGARGKAGGIKLCANDEEISNAAEAMLGRKLVTHQTGPRGKLISRLYLEEAVDIAQELYLGFVLDRKEERVMIVASAAGGMEIEEIAERAPDSIIRATVDPGVGMQRFQAREIAFGLGLEDSLIGKATETIFSCYQVFRDYDASMLEINPLVVTRDGSLVALDAKMSFDENALFRRPEISELRDKSQEDPRETFASDRGLSYVGLDGNIGCIINGAGLAMATMDMIKIAGGEPANFLDIGGGASPERVAKSFRAVLGDKNVETILVNIFAGINRCDWVAEGVIKAIREVGVNVPLVVRLSGTRAEEGRKILADSGEAVIVADTLAEAAEKAVAAWRAATKKKAA
- a CDS encoding HpcH/HpaI aldolase/citrate lyase family protein, which gives rise to MSHTINHLRKLRLQRSELAVPGSSPEMIDKAANSAADFVFLDIEDAVAPPDKERARKNIIQALNDIDWRAKGKTVSVRINGLDTHYMYRDVVDVMEQAGDRLDTILVPKVGVPADLYMVEAMVNQVEMAKGFKTRVGLEALIETALGMANVEAIAATPGRLEAMHFGVADYAASNKARTVNIGGLNPDYPGDQWHFALSRMTVACRAYGLRAIDGPFGDFSDPEGYKAAARRAAALGIEGKWAIHPSQIALANEVFSPPEKEVTRARRILEVLKEAEAQGKGAAALDGKMIDAASERMARNVLVVNDAIERAGQLN